From one Camelus dromedarius isolate mCamDro1 chromosome 32, mCamDro1.pat, whole genome shotgun sequence genomic stretch:
- the MPPE1 gene encoding metallophosphoesterase 1 isoform X4, giving the protein MKAGQSCLFGRHTMAVIRLGSGRPPTRRAFLLLKLTAVTLSVLLFCEFLIYYGVIVRCHWPEVETPADSRGRGPPEPALRAMFLADTHLLGAVRGHWLDKLRREWQMERAFQTALWLLQPEVVFILGDVFDEGKWSSSQAWADDVGRFQTMFRHPAHVQLRVVAGNHDVGFHYQMNTYKIKRFEKVFNPERLFSWKGINFVLVNSVAMEGDGCDICSGAEAELLEISRQLNCSREQEHHPGRCGDGGPLPASAPVLLQHFPLYRRSDAHCSGEDAAPPAERGIPFQERYDVLSREASRKLLWWLRPRLVLSGHTHHACEVLHGAGVLEVSVPSFSWRNRNDPSFIMGSFTPTDYVLAKCPLPREDTVLTTYCGAAGCLVVLTLVHMRLLASPLHVGWNLLRKFKTT; this is encoded by the exons ATGAAAGCAGGACAGTCCTGTTTGTTCGGGAG GCACACCATGGCCGTGATCAGGCTGGGGTCTGGCAGACCGCCGACGAGGAGGGCTTTCTTGCTGCTGAAACTCACGGCTGTCACCTTGTCGGTGCTTCTGTTCTGTGAATTTCTGATCTATTATGGTGTGATCGTCCGGTGTCACTGGCCTGAGGTGGAAACTCCAGCGGACAGCAGGGGCCGGGGCCCCCCCGAGCCTGCACTGCGAGCCATGTTTTTGGCGGATACCCACCTGCTCGGGGCAGTGAGAGGCCACTGGCTGGACAAATTACGAAG GGAGTGGCAGATGGAGAGAGCCTTCCAGACGGCGCTGTGGCTGCTGCAGCCGGAGGTCGTCTTCATCCTGGGGGACGTCTTCGATGAAGGGAAGTGGAGCTCCTCCCAG GCCTGGGCGGACGACGTGGGGAGGTTCCAGACCATGTTCCGACACCCTGCTCACGTGCAGCTGAGGGTGGTCGCCGGCAACCACGATGTTGGCTTCCACTACCA GATGAACACATACAAGATAAAACGATTTGAGAAAGTTTTCAACCCCGAAAGGCTGTTTTCTTGGAAAGGAATTAA TTTCGTGCTGGTCAACAGCGTGGCCATGGAAGGAGATGGCTGTGACATCTGCTCTGGAGCTGAGGCTGAGCTCCTGGAGATCTCCCGGCAGCTGAACTGCTCCCGGGAG CAGGAGCATCACCCCGGCAGGTGTGGAGACGGAGGGCCGCTGCCAGCCTCGGCCCCAGTCCTTCTGCAG CACTTCCCGCTTTACCGGAGAAGCGACGCCCACTGCTCCGGGGAGGACGCTGCGCCCCCAGCCGAGAGGGGCATCCCCTTCCAGGAGCGGTACGACGTGCTCTCCCGGGAGGCCTCCAGGAAG CTGCTGTGGTGGCTCCGGCCGCGCCTGGTCCTGAGCGGCCACACGCACCATGCTTGCGAGGTCCTCCACGGGGCCGGCGTCCTGGAGGTCAGTGTGCCGTCGTTCAGTTGGAGGAACAGAAATGACCCCAGTTTCATCATG GGCAGCTTTACGCCCACAGACTACGTCCTGGCCAAGTGCCCCCTGCCCCGCGAGGACACAGTCCTGACCACGTACTGCGGAGCGGCCGGGTGCCTCGTGGTCCTCACGCTAGTCCACATGAGGCTGCTGGCCTCACCTTTGCACGTGGGTTGGAACCTGCTCAGAAAATTTAAGACCACGTGA
- the MPPE1 gene encoding metallophosphoesterase 1 isoform X5, which translates to MKAGQSCLFGRHTMAVIRLGSGRPPTRRAFLLLKLTAVTLSVLLFCEFLIYYGVIVRCHWPEVETPADSRGRGPPEPALRAMFLADTHLLGAVRGHWLDKLRREWQMERAFQTALWLLQPEVVFILGDVFDEGKWSSSQAWADDVGRFQTMFRHPAHVQLRVVAGNHDVGFHYQMNTYKIKRFEKVFNPERLFSWKGINFVLVNSVAMEGDGCDICSGAEAELLEISRQLNCSREEHHPGRCGDGGPLPASAPVLLQHFPLYRRSDAHCSGEDAAPPAERGIPFQERYDVLSREASRKLLWWLRPRLVLSGHTHHACEVLHGAGVLEVSVPSFSWRNRNDPSFIMGSFTPTDYVLAKCPLPREDTVLTTYCGAAGCLVVLTLVHMRLLASPLHVGWNLLRKFKTT; encoded by the exons ATGAAAGCAGGACAGTCCTGTTTGTTCGGGAG GCACACCATGGCCGTGATCAGGCTGGGGTCTGGCAGACCGCCGACGAGGAGGGCTTTCTTGCTGCTGAAACTCACGGCTGTCACCTTGTCGGTGCTTCTGTTCTGTGAATTTCTGATCTATTATGGTGTGATCGTCCGGTGTCACTGGCCTGAGGTGGAAACTCCAGCGGACAGCAGGGGCCGGGGCCCCCCCGAGCCTGCACTGCGAGCCATGTTTTTGGCGGATACCCACCTGCTCGGGGCAGTGAGAGGCCACTGGCTGGACAAATTACGAAG GGAGTGGCAGATGGAGAGAGCCTTCCAGACGGCGCTGTGGCTGCTGCAGCCGGAGGTCGTCTTCATCCTGGGGGACGTCTTCGATGAAGGGAAGTGGAGCTCCTCCCAG GCCTGGGCGGACGACGTGGGGAGGTTCCAGACCATGTTCCGACACCCTGCTCACGTGCAGCTGAGGGTGGTCGCCGGCAACCACGATGTTGGCTTCCACTACCA GATGAACACATACAAGATAAAACGATTTGAGAAAGTTTTCAACCCCGAAAGGCTGTTTTCTTGGAAAGGAATTAA TTTCGTGCTGGTCAACAGCGTGGCCATGGAAGGAGATGGCTGTGACATCTGCTCTGGAGCTGAGGCTGAGCTCCTGGAGATCTCCCGGCAGCTGAACTGCTCCCGGGAG GAGCATCACCCCGGCAGGTGTGGAGACGGAGGGCCGCTGCCAGCCTCGGCCCCAGTCCTTCTGCAG CACTTCCCGCTTTACCGGAGAAGCGACGCCCACTGCTCCGGGGAGGACGCTGCGCCCCCAGCCGAGAGGGGCATCCCCTTCCAGGAGCGGTACGACGTGCTCTCCCGGGAGGCCTCCAGGAAG CTGCTGTGGTGGCTCCGGCCGCGCCTGGTCCTGAGCGGCCACACGCACCATGCTTGCGAGGTCCTCCACGGGGCCGGCGTCCTGGAGGTCAGTGTGCCGTCGTTCAGTTGGAGGAACAGAAATGACCCCAGTTTCATCATG GGCAGCTTTACGCCCACAGACTACGTCCTGGCCAAGTGCCCCCTGCCCCGCGAGGACACAGTCCTGACCACGTACTGCGGAGCGGCCGGGTGCCTCGTGGTCCTCACGCTAGTCCACATGAGGCTGCTGGCCTCACCTTTGCACGTGGGTTGGAACCTGCTCAGAAAATTTAAGACCACGTGA
- the MPPE1 gene encoding metallophosphoesterase 1 isoform X1, which produces MKAGQSCLFGRHTMAVIRLGSGRPPTRRAFLLLKLTAVTLSVLLFCEFLIYYGVIVRCHWPEVETPADSRGRGPPEPALRAMFLADTHLLGAVRGHWLDKLRREWQMERAFQTALWLLQPEVVFILGDVFDEGKWSSSQAWADDVGRFQTMFRHPAHVQLRVVAGNHDVGFHYQMNTYKIKRFEKVFNPERLFSWKGINFVLVNSVAMEGDGCDICSGAEAELLEISRQLNCSREQEHHPGRCGDGGPLPASAPVLLQHFPLYRRSDAHCSGEDAAPPAERGIPFQERYDVLSREASRKLLWWLRPRLVLSGHTHHACEVLHGAGVLEVSVPSFSWRNRNDPSFIMVGEHLFSSQSFRTYLNQHSDQLCTYCNLWKYTKAARKRPSPQTHQRGHLSGDGCSGGGPHSVLPCRDGSASSACSILQGSRVIFLHSLHPVTSP; this is translated from the exons ATGAAAGCAGGACAGTCCTGTTTGTTCGGGAG GCACACCATGGCCGTGATCAGGCTGGGGTCTGGCAGACCGCCGACGAGGAGGGCTTTCTTGCTGCTGAAACTCACGGCTGTCACCTTGTCGGTGCTTCTGTTCTGTGAATTTCTGATCTATTATGGTGTGATCGTCCGGTGTCACTGGCCTGAGGTGGAAACTCCAGCGGACAGCAGGGGCCGGGGCCCCCCCGAGCCTGCACTGCGAGCCATGTTTTTGGCGGATACCCACCTGCTCGGGGCAGTGAGAGGCCACTGGCTGGACAAATTACGAAG GGAGTGGCAGATGGAGAGAGCCTTCCAGACGGCGCTGTGGCTGCTGCAGCCGGAGGTCGTCTTCATCCTGGGGGACGTCTTCGATGAAGGGAAGTGGAGCTCCTCCCAG GCCTGGGCGGACGACGTGGGGAGGTTCCAGACCATGTTCCGACACCCTGCTCACGTGCAGCTGAGGGTGGTCGCCGGCAACCACGATGTTGGCTTCCACTACCA GATGAACACATACAAGATAAAACGATTTGAGAAAGTTTTCAACCCCGAAAGGCTGTTTTCTTGGAAAGGAATTAA TTTCGTGCTGGTCAACAGCGTGGCCATGGAAGGAGATGGCTGTGACATCTGCTCTGGAGCTGAGGCTGAGCTCCTGGAGATCTCCCGGCAGCTGAACTGCTCCCGGGAG CAGGAGCATCACCCCGGCAGGTGTGGAGACGGAGGGCCGCTGCCAGCCTCGGCCCCAGTCCTTCTGCAG CACTTCCCGCTTTACCGGAGAAGCGACGCCCACTGCTCCGGGGAGGACGCTGCGCCCCCAGCCGAGAGGGGCATCCCCTTCCAGGAGCGGTACGACGTGCTCTCCCGGGAGGCCTCCAGGAAG CTGCTGTGGTGGCTCCGGCCGCGCCTGGTCCTGAGCGGCCACACGCACCATGCTTGCGAGGTCCTCCACGGGGCCGGCGTCCTGGAGGTCAGTGTGCCGTCGTTCAGTTGGAGGAACAGAAATGACCCCAGTTTCATCATGGTAGGTGAACATTTATTTTCGTCTCAAAGCTTCCGTACGTATTTAAATCAACACAGCGATCAACTATGTACTTACTGCAATCTGTGGAAATACACAAAAGCCGCACGCAAGCGCCCCTCTCCCCAGACACACCAGCGTGGACACCTCTCTGGGGATGGTTGTTCCGGGGGGGGACCTCACAGTGTCTTACCCTGCAGGGACGGCAGTGCCAGCTCAGCCTGTTCAATTCTCCAAGGAAGCAGGGTCATTTTCCTTCATTCGCTGCACCCAGTCACCTCGCCTTAG
- the MPPE1 gene encoding metallophosphoesterase 1 isoform X2 codes for MKAGQSCLFGRHTMAVIRLGSGRPPTRRAFLLLKLTAVTLSVLLFCEFLIYYGVIVRCHWPEVETPADSRGRGPPEPALRAMFLADTHLLGAVRGHWLDKLRREWQMERAFQTALWLLQPEVVFILGDVFDEGKWSSSQAWADDVGRFQTMFRHPAHVQLRVVAGNHDVGFHYQMNTYKIKRFEKVFNPERLFSWKGINFVLVNSVAMEGDGCDICSGAEAELLEISRQLNCSREEHHPGRCGDGGPLPASAPVLLQHFPLYRRSDAHCSGEDAAPPAERGIPFQERYDVLSREASRKLLWWLRPRLVLSGHTHHACEVLHGAGVLEVSVPSFSWRNRNDPSFIMVGEHLFSSQSFRTYLNQHSDQLCTYCNLWKYTKAARKRPSPQTHQRGHLSGDGCSGGGPHSVLPCRDGSASSACSILQGSRVIFLHSLHPVTSP; via the exons ATGAAAGCAGGACAGTCCTGTTTGTTCGGGAG GCACACCATGGCCGTGATCAGGCTGGGGTCTGGCAGACCGCCGACGAGGAGGGCTTTCTTGCTGCTGAAACTCACGGCTGTCACCTTGTCGGTGCTTCTGTTCTGTGAATTTCTGATCTATTATGGTGTGATCGTCCGGTGTCACTGGCCTGAGGTGGAAACTCCAGCGGACAGCAGGGGCCGGGGCCCCCCCGAGCCTGCACTGCGAGCCATGTTTTTGGCGGATACCCACCTGCTCGGGGCAGTGAGAGGCCACTGGCTGGACAAATTACGAAG GGAGTGGCAGATGGAGAGAGCCTTCCAGACGGCGCTGTGGCTGCTGCAGCCGGAGGTCGTCTTCATCCTGGGGGACGTCTTCGATGAAGGGAAGTGGAGCTCCTCCCAG GCCTGGGCGGACGACGTGGGGAGGTTCCAGACCATGTTCCGACACCCTGCTCACGTGCAGCTGAGGGTGGTCGCCGGCAACCACGATGTTGGCTTCCACTACCA GATGAACACATACAAGATAAAACGATTTGAGAAAGTTTTCAACCCCGAAAGGCTGTTTTCTTGGAAAGGAATTAA TTTCGTGCTGGTCAACAGCGTGGCCATGGAAGGAGATGGCTGTGACATCTGCTCTGGAGCTGAGGCTGAGCTCCTGGAGATCTCCCGGCAGCTGAACTGCTCCCGGGAG GAGCATCACCCCGGCAGGTGTGGAGACGGAGGGCCGCTGCCAGCCTCGGCCCCAGTCCTTCTGCAG CACTTCCCGCTTTACCGGAGAAGCGACGCCCACTGCTCCGGGGAGGACGCTGCGCCCCCAGCCGAGAGGGGCATCCCCTTCCAGGAGCGGTACGACGTGCTCTCCCGGGAGGCCTCCAGGAAG CTGCTGTGGTGGCTCCGGCCGCGCCTGGTCCTGAGCGGCCACACGCACCATGCTTGCGAGGTCCTCCACGGGGCCGGCGTCCTGGAGGTCAGTGTGCCGTCGTTCAGTTGGAGGAACAGAAATGACCCCAGTTTCATCATGGTAGGTGAACATTTATTTTCGTCTCAAAGCTTCCGTACGTATTTAAATCAACACAGCGATCAACTATGTACTTACTGCAATCTGTGGAAATACACAAAAGCCGCACGCAAGCGCCCCTCTCCCCAGACACACCAGCGTGGACACCTCTCTGGGGATGGTTGTTCCGGGGGGGGACCTCACAGTGTCTTACCCTGCAGGGACGGCAGTGCCAGCTCAGCCTGTTCAATTCTCCAAGGAAGCAGGGTCATTTTCCTTCATTCGCTGCACCCAGTCACCTCGCCTTAG
- the MPPE1 gene encoding metallophosphoesterase 1 isoform X3 yields MDLTLGSSRHTMAVIRLGSGRPPTRRAFLLLKLTAVTLSVLLFCEFLIYYGVIVRCHWPEVETPADSRGRGPPEPALRAMFLADTHLLGAVRGHWLDKLRREWQMERAFQTALWLLQPEVVFILGDVFDEGKWSSSQAWADDVGRFQTMFRHPAHVQLRVVAGNHDVGFHYQMNTYKIKRFEKVFNPERLFSWKGINFVLVNSVAMEGDGCDICSGAEAELLEISRQLNCSREQEHHPGRCGDGGPLPASAPVLLQHFPLYRRSDAHCSGEDAAPPAERGIPFQERYDVLSREASRKLLWWLRPRLVLSGHTHHACEVLHGAGVLEVSVPSFSWRNRNDPSFIMVGEHLFSSQSFRTYLNQHSDQLCTYCNLWKYTKAARKRPSPQTHQRGHLSGDGCSGGGPHSVLPCRDGSASSACSILQGSRVIFLHSLHPVTSP; encoded by the exons ATGGATTTGACTCTTGGCTCCTCCAGGCACACCATGGCCGTGATCAGGCTGGGGTCTGGCAGACCGCCGACGAGGAGGGCTTTCTTGCTGCTGAAACTCACGGCTGTCACCTTGTCGGTGCTTCTGTTCTGTGAATTTCTGATCTATTATGGTGTGATCGTCCGGTGTCACTGGCCTGAGGTGGAAACTCCAGCGGACAGCAGGGGCCGGGGCCCCCCCGAGCCTGCACTGCGAGCCATGTTTTTGGCGGATACCCACCTGCTCGGGGCAGTGAGAGGCCACTGGCTGGACAAATTACGAAG GGAGTGGCAGATGGAGAGAGCCTTCCAGACGGCGCTGTGGCTGCTGCAGCCGGAGGTCGTCTTCATCCTGGGGGACGTCTTCGATGAAGGGAAGTGGAGCTCCTCCCAG GCCTGGGCGGACGACGTGGGGAGGTTCCAGACCATGTTCCGACACCCTGCTCACGTGCAGCTGAGGGTGGTCGCCGGCAACCACGATGTTGGCTTCCACTACCA GATGAACACATACAAGATAAAACGATTTGAGAAAGTTTTCAACCCCGAAAGGCTGTTTTCTTGGAAAGGAATTAA TTTCGTGCTGGTCAACAGCGTGGCCATGGAAGGAGATGGCTGTGACATCTGCTCTGGAGCTGAGGCTGAGCTCCTGGAGATCTCCCGGCAGCTGAACTGCTCCCGGGAG CAGGAGCATCACCCCGGCAGGTGTGGAGACGGAGGGCCGCTGCCAGCCTCGGCCCCAGTCCTTCTGCAG CACTTCCCGCTTTACCGGAGAAGCGACGCCCACTGCTCCGGGGAGGACGCTGCGCCCCCAGCCGAGAGGGGCATCCCCTTCCAGGAGCGGTACGACGTGCTCTCCCGGGAGGCCTCCAGGAAG CTGCTGTGGTGGCTCCGGCCGCGCCTGGTCCTGAGCGGCCACACGCACCATGCTTGCGAGGTCCTCCACGGGGCCGGCGTCCTGGAGGTCAGTGTGCCGTCGTTCAGTTGGAGGAACAGAAATGACCCCAGTTTCATCATGGTAGGTGAACATTTATTTTCGTCTCAAAGCTTCCGTACGTATTTAAATCAACACAGCGATCAACTATGTACTTACTGCAATCTGTGGAAATACACAAAAGCCGCACGCAAGCGCCCCTCTCCCCAGACACACCAGCGTGGACACCTCTCTGGGGATGGTTGTTCCGGGGGGGGACCTCACAGTGTCTTACCCTGCAGGGACGGCAGTGCCAGCTCAGCCTGTTCAATTCTCCAAGGAAGCAGGGTCATTTTCCTTCATTCGCTGCACCCAGTCACCTCGCCTTAG
- the MPPE1 gene encoding metallophosphoesterase 1 isoform X6, giving the protein MLASGTPIWMGSPSPRPVGAGQVPGSQQDPYPQAWADDVGRFQTMFRHPAHVQLRVVAGNHDVGFHYQMNTYKIKRFEKVFNPERLFSWKGINFVLVNSVAMEGDGCDICSGAEAELLEISRQLNCSREQEHHPGRCGDGGPLPASAPVLLQHFPLYRRSDAHCSGEDAAPPAERGIPFQERYDVLSREASRKLLWWLRPRLVLSGHTHHACEVLHGAGVLEVSVPSFSWRNRNDPSFIMVGEHLFSSQSFRTYLNQHSDQLCTYCNLWKYTKAARKRPSPQTHQRGHLSGDGCSGGGPHSVLPCRDGSASSACSILQGSRVIFLHSLHPVTSP; this is encoded by the exons ATGCTGGCCTCAGGAACACCCATCTGGATGGGGTCACCTTCTCCCCGTCCAGTCGGGGCAGGGCAGGTGCCCGGGTCTCAGCAGGACCCCTACCCACAGGCCTGGGCGGACGACGTGGGGAGGTTCCAGACCATGTTCCGACACCCTGCTCACGTGCAGCTGAGGGTGGTCGCCGGCAACCACGATGTTGGCTTCCACTACCA GATGAACACATACAAGATAAAACGATTTGAGAAAGTTTTCAACCCCGAAAGGCTGTTTTCTTGGAAAGGAATTAA TTTCGTGCTGGTCAACAGCGTGGCCATGGAAGGAGATGGCTGTGACATCTGCTCTGGAGCTGAGGCTGAGCTCCTGGAGATCTCCCGGCAGCTGAACTGCTCCCGGGAG CAGGAGCATCACCCCGGCAGGTGTGGAGACGGAGGGCCGCTGCCAGCCTCGGCCCCAGTCCTTCTGCAG CACTTCCCGCTTTACCGGAGAAGCGACGCCCACTGCTCCGGGGAGGACGCTGCGCCCCCAGCCGAGAGGGGCATCCCCTTCCAGGAGCGGTACGACGTGCTCTCCCGGGAGGCCTCCAGGAAG CTGCTGTGGTGGCTCCGGCCGCGCCTGGTCCTGAGCGGCCACACGCACCATGCTTGCGAGGTCCTCCACGGGGCCGGCGTCCTGGAGGTCAGTGTGCCGTCGTTCAGTTGGAGGAACAGAAATGACCCCAGTTTCATCATGGTAGGTGAACATTTATTTTCGTCTCAAAGCTTCCGTACGTATTTAAATCAACACAGCGATCAACTATGTACTTACTGCAATCTGTGGAAATACACAAAAGCCGCACGCAAGCGCCCCTCTCCCCAGACACACCAGCGTGGACACCTCTCTGGGGATGGTTGTTCCGGGGGGGGACCTCACAGTGTCTTACCCTGCAGGGACGGCAGTGCCAGCTCAGCCTGTTCAATTCTCCAAGGAAGCAGGGTCATTTTCCTTCATTCGCTGCACCCAGTCACCTCGCCTTAG